The genome window ATGGACTTGCGAAGTCGGTATTATAGACAATTTCAGGAATAATTTGGTTTTCTATCAGCGTAACAAATCCACCGTAACAGTCTGCGTGTGGATGAGAAAGAATGAAATAGTCAATAATCCGTAGTCCATAGTCCGTAGTTCGTAGTTCTAATTCTTTTGTCAGATACGGGATAATGATATTTTCATATTCAGGTTTTTCGCCGGCATCAATCAAAATCGTCTTTTTTGAAGGTGTAATCAAAAGCGTACTATCACCTTGCCCGAGATTAAAAAAAACAATTTTCAACAGTTTTGATTTATCACTAAATTCACTCTTGGACGACTGGGGCTTTATTGTAAAATAATATGACCAGATACAGACCGCTATAATAAAAAGAACCGATGCGGTAATATTACTGGTGTTAAATACTCTAGATTTTTCACCTGCACGGATTTTTTTTGCTTCTTCTTGCAGTATCTGGCGGTATTTTTTGAATCTTGATATAGCCATTGTAAAATCAATTAAAAATTATAAATTAAAAATGAAAAATTGTGGATAAAGTTATCACCAAAGATTTTCACCTTAATTTTTAATTTTTAATTTTGCATTTTTAATTATCTTTTTATCTGAACAACTTCACAAAAAAATAATTGATTTTTTGCCAAAAGCCGACGGCAAAACTGCCTTTATCTATCAATCGTTTAGGCAAGCAATTTAGAAATTGTGACGGTTCAAATCGCTGTTGTTTTCCATACCAGTTTCTTGTATCTGTATATGTAAGATATAATCGTTCTTTTGCGCGTGTAAGAGCGACATAAAAAAGTCGGCGTTCTTCTTCTATTCGTTTTTGTTTTTCTTTTCTGGATAGTTGCTCTTCAGAAAAATGTTTTATTGGGATTATGTTTTCTTCAAGCCCGATAAAAAAAACCGTATTAAACTCAAGCCCTTTAGCAGCATGAACTGACATCAGGTTAACATAGTCATCAACCGTTTTTAGTACGGACTGCTCTGTAGATTGACTTCGCATTGTTATACTTTCTAAAAACATATCAATCTTTTCATATAACGGAAGAGCACCACCTCGCACCCGTTCAAAATCAGCTGCTTCCTCTTTTACAGCAAGTGCAAACCTAACAGATTCTTTTTCTTGTTCTGTTTGGAACATACCTTTCTGATATAATTCCAGATAACCGGCTTTTTCCAGAAAATAACCGATGGTATCAGTCAGAGACATTGTAGGTTTCTGGTTAGATATTATAGCAAAAAATTCCAACAGTTTCAGTAATTTTTTTCTGCTATTCTCTTCAGTTAAACGGTGTAACATATTTTCAAGTATTTTACCGTCGGTAAAAATTTTGTACGAATGTGACATCTGAGCGATTATCTCACAGTCAGTCGCAGAAAACATCAATGGTGGCAGATAGCAAAGCCGTTTTATATCACCATCAATCGCAGAACCTTCAAGTGCAGTTATTGGCATTGGTTCATCAAAAACTTTCCATTGAATTTTCAGGTAGAAACTTAATACCTTGATATAACTGCAGACATCCTGAACCTCTTTTCGCTGCCAGAAATGCGGATTATAGATAATATACGGTATATTTTTACTTTCTAAAATTTTTTTTGCTACTTTAGATTGCTCGTGAACCCGATATAAAATTACAAAATCGTTCCATTTAACTGTGTGATTTTTTTTTATTTGTTCCATCTCAAACAGACAGAAATTTATTTCATCAACTTCATCTTTTGCTTTATAGATGGTAATCGTATCGCCGAATTCAAGTGTGCCGTCTTGTTTTCTTTTAACCGGCTCAATTGTTTTCACAAGATGTTTCGGTTTATATTTCTTGAATACCTCGTTAGCAGCAGAAATAATCGTCGCGGTTGACCGATAATTTTTTACCAGTTTTACATTGATACAGTTTGGATAGTCCTTCTCAAAAAACAGAAT of Elusimicrobiota bacterium contains these proteins:
- a CDS encoding UvrD-helicase domain-containing protein — its product is MNNLDKEIADLYNKLVSELTERQKSVLDSAISLAKSPQMVSQFLTIAQRLNPEQLEAVFHNHQTGGPLLIFACAGSGKTTALTYRIVYLILSGINPQNILALTFTVKAAEEMRARIKKFFASIKEEINPEQYLTIEDQISKMWVGTFHSICLKIIKEESPTDDGRKMLNCERIGINAGFKILENPYKILKTCFDLEFATDPEVKYDDVALKVEHWKNELLTTEGIKRKATKDEKRFIPVYERYQNTLRQEGLIDFNDMMMLVVDLFNRYPSILSWYQRRFKYILVDEYQDTNYAQYTLCKLLVGRSPNLFVVGDDDQSIYEWRGADIRNILFFEKDYPNCINVKLVKNYRSTATIISAANEVFKKYKPKHLVKTIEPVKRKQDGTLEFGDTITIYKAKDEVDEINFCLFEMEQIKKNHTVKWNDFVILYRVHEQSKVAKKILESKNIPYIIYNPHFWQRKEVQDVCSYIKVLSFYLKIQWKVFDEPMPITALEGSAIDGDIKRLCYLPPLMFSATDCEIIAQMSHSYKIFTDGKILENMLHRLTEENSRKKLLKLLEFFAIISNQKPTMSLTDTIGYFLEKAGYLELYQKGMFQTEQEKESVRFALAVKEEAADFERVRGGALPLYEKIDMFLESITMRSQSTEQSVLKTVDDYVNLMSVHAAKGLEFNTVFFIGLEENIIPIKHFSEEQLSRKEKQKRIEEERRLFYVALTRAKERLYLTYTDTRNWYGKQQRFEPSQFLNCLPKRLIDKGSFAVGFWQKINYFFVKLFR